A part of Anabas testudineus chromosome 9, fAnaTes1.2, whole genome shotgun sequence genomic DNA contains:
- the adgra2 gene encoding adhesion G protein-coupled receptor A2, with amino-acid sequence MTGGGGAAEVRPSRRTMFAPGVGISLLPGRLVLMLLLLSASEPTFSQACPGLLASTSGCSCKDERSKAHGVQAVGRRVSCSKKELTEPPDASLLPNRTVTLILSHNKIRVLRNGSFFGLYALERLELKNNLISTIMPGAFQGLSELRKLDLSDNRIGCLTVDTFQGLTNLTKLNLSGNIISTIDPGVFQELPSLKLVNFNSDYLSCDCGMRWVPGFFHSSSARLGDETLCAHPRSLRGKPLRGLRESQLSCDGPLELHTLSLLPSQRQVVFRGDRLPFHCTAALVDKFTTLHWRHNSQLVTSDPEMGIQLEKSVLHDCTFITSELILFNVHVEASGEWECVVSTGRGNTSRTVEIVVLENSASFCPEDKVVNNRGEFRWPRTLAGITSHQYCLQLRYPSLSVEGGIEQKKASRYCDRSGKWQEGDYSNCHYTNGITRVLHTFILRPINTSNAVTVAHQVRTYTLEAAGFTDSVDVLYVAQMMEKFMEYVKQLQELSEVLVEMGSNLMQVDDKILALAQKEKRACSSIVYSLETLAWPQLHSRAQDFSMVSKNIVMEAHLIRPAHFTGITCTAYQRRELATGSLGMEITESAHEQQLRFRCSTGSHNTSLNTFLLKNSVALASVTIPATLFPPDATADCKLQFVAFRTGSFFPLTVNSSNSGEHFRRRSVNTPVIFVGLEGCSMWNHSEPIWVSLRHLSPGSDSVAAQWSLKGLEKQGGWSQEGCQLVHSDSSTSTMRCSVLGNYAVLQEVPDFPNSTPNSVRVLHPVVYACTAVLLLCLFTIIITHILHHSSIHISRKSWHTLLNTCFHIAMTTAIYTGGISLTSYPAVCQAVGIALHYSSLSTLLWIGVSARVIYKEALWRMPRQMEGETPVPPTQRPMLRFYLIAGGVPLIICGITAAVNVNNYGDNSPYCWLVCRPSLGSFFVPAGLVVLVTWIYFLCTVFRLRHHVAKECTGTTLSSPVTECQPALAGSTSLLSTDSVVGPMNPVVLPEDQYSLKTQFLVLVATHFLFVVLWCCGAMAIWLTGHNSLLFSCLYGITATVLGVFLVVHHCFRRLDVQSSWLACCPGYQRAHPMSTYTHTCTTGSGVQTSEQGSQLFINCHPPGDSHNSSSARSSSTPSGISSMGPGPCKLTNLLQVTQDPNNASHAPASNNTSTSTDNITKPTNNVLPTNNSVAPVHPQRRKVNSRTKQGSSQYHHRGEGRGHYRLKALRTAGGGGSLGALGPTGLEHLSSSHGVYKQATSENGSIHHSLSENQASRLTNGKRVGESVATSPSEGSDGGSSGSRKPFPLLPSVASRVAMHDAQRRCASRDNLKLAAAAERDSKRCSYPLNSVTTTVPGAAALNGTLKNSVLELEQDMSGTDQSQSSAGMKSGVWKSETTV; translated from the exons ATGACTGGAGGCGGGGGCGCAGCTGAGGTGAGACCCAGCCGAAGGACAATGTTTGCGCCCGGCGTTGGCATCTCGCTGCTGCCGGGGCGTCTGGTACTGATGCTGCTCCTGCTCTCCGCGTCCGAGCCGACGTTCTCCCAGGCCTGTCCGGGGCTGCTCGCCTCCACCAGCGGCTGCAGCTGCAAGGACGAGCGCTCCAAGGCGCACGGCGTCCAAGCGGTGGGGAGAAGGGTCAGCTGCAGCAAGAAGGAGCTGACTGAACCTCCAGATGCCAGCCTGCTGCCCAACAGGACCGTCACCCT gaTATTGAGTCACAACAAAATCAGAGTTCTGAGGAACGGCTCTTTCTTTGGACTTTATGCTTTGGAAAGGCT GGAGCTCAAGAACAACTTAATCAGCACCATCATGCCTGGAGCCTTCCAAGGCCTGTCTGAGCTTCGGAAACT CGACTTATCTGACAACCGCATTGGCTGCCTGACCGTGGACACATTCCAGGGGCTGACCAATCTCACTAAACT GAACCTCTCCGGCAACATTATATCGACCATAGATCCCGGAGTGTTTCAAGAGCTGCCGTCCCTAAAGCTTGT GAACTTCAACTCAGACTACTTGTCATGTGACTGTGGGATGCGTTGGGTCCCAGGCTTCTTTCACAGTAGTTCGGCCCGGCTGGGGGACGAAACCCTGTGTGCACACCCCAGGAGCCTGAGGGGAAAGCCCCTGCGTGGACTAAGGGAGAGCCAGCTGAGCTGTG ATGGTCCTCTGGAGCTGCACACCCTGTCACTGCTGCCATCCCAGCGTCAGGTCGTCTTCAGAGGTGATCGCCTGCCCTTCCACTGCACTGCTGCGTTGGTGGACAAGTTTACCACCTTGCACTGGCGTCACAACAGTCAGCTGGTGACCTCTGACCCAGAGATGGGCATCCAGCTGGAAAAGAGTGTGCTGCATGACTGCACCTTCATCACCAG TGAGCTTATTCTTTTCAACGTACATGTGGAGGCCAGTGGAGAGTGGGAGTGTGTTGTTTCTACTGGGCGGGGCAATACATCTCGCACTGTTGAGATAGTGGTGCTGGAGAACAGTGCCTCCTTCTGTCCAGAGGATAAAGTTGTCAACAATCGTGGAGAATTCAG GTGGCCAAGAACTCTGGCAGGCATCACCTCCCATCAGTACTGCTTGCAGCTGCGTTACCCTTCCCTGTCTGTAGAAGGCGGCATAGAGCAGAAAAAAGCCTCTCGTTACTGTGACCGCTCCGGGAAGTGGCAGGAGGGGGACTACTCCAACTGTCACTACACCAATGGAATCACCCGTGTGCTTCACACCTTTATCCTG AGGCCCATCAATACGTCTAATGCTGTCACTGTGGCACATCAGGTGCGCACATACACCCTGGAGGCGGCAGGTTTCACCGactcagtggatgtgctgtaTGTGGCGCAAATGATGGAGAAGTTTATGGAATATGTCAAACAACTGCAAGAG TTGTCTGAGGTGTTGGTGGAGATGGGCAGTAACCTGATGCAGGTGGATGACAAGATCCTTGCGCTTGcccaaaaagagaagagagccTGCAGCTCCATAGTCTACTCTCTGGAGACTCTGGCCTGGCCCCAGCTACATAGTCGTGCACAGGACTTCTCCATG GTGTCTAAGAACATTGTGATGGAGGCCCACTTAATTCGACCAGCTCACTTCACCGGTATAACCTGCACTGCGTATCAGCGGCGTGAGCTTGCAACAGGCAGCCTGGGAATGGAAATAACGGAGTCTGCCCATGAGCAACAGCTTCGTTTCCGCTGCAGCACTGGTTCCCATAACACCTCCCTGAACACCTTTCTCCTGAAG AATTCAGTAGCCTTGGCTTCTGTGACTATCCCAGCTACTCTGTTTCCGCCTGATGCCACTGCAGACTGTAAGCTGCAGTTTGTAGCCTTCCGAACTGGCAGCTTTTTTCCTCTGACTGTGAACTCAAGCAACAGTGGGGAACACTTCCGCAGGCGCAGTGTCAACACTCCTGTCATCTTTGTGGGCCTGG AGGGCTGCAGTATGTGGAACCACTCAGAGCCGATCTGGGTGTCTCTGCGCCATTTGTCCCCAGGTAGTGACTCTGTAGCAGCCCAGTGGAGCCTGAAGGGACTGGAGAAGCAGGGGGGCTGGAGCCAAGAGGGCTGCCAGCTGGttcacagtgacagcagtacCTCCACGATGCGCTGCTCTGTGCTTGGTAATTATGCTGTGCTGCAG gAGGTGCCGGACTTCCCCAACTCCACACCCAACTCTGTAAGGGTGCTCCACCCTGTGGTCTATGCCTGCACTGCAGTGCTGCTCCTTTGTCTTTTCACCATCATCATTACACACATACTGCACCACAG TTCTATCCACATATCAAGAAAAAGCTGGCACACATTATTGAATACCTGTTTCCACATTGCCATGACAACAGCCATCTACACAGGAGGCATAAGCTTGACAAGTTATCCGGCGGTTTGTCAAGCA GTGGGCATTGCGTTGCACTACTCCTCGCTGTCGACCCTGCTGTGGATTGGAGTCAGTGCCAGGGTAATTTACAAAGAGGCTCTGTGGAGAATGCCACggcagatggagggagaaactCCAGTTCCACCTACTCAGCGACCTATGCTCAG GTTCTATTTGATAGCTGGTGGAGTGCCTCTTATCATTTGTGGGATCACTGCAGCTGTCAATGTCAACAACTATGGAGACAACAGTCCTTA CTGCTGGCTGGTGTGTCGCCCCAGCCTGGGGTCTTTTTTCGTTCCTGCTGGCCTAGTGGTGTTGGTGACCTGGATCTATTTCCTGTGCACTGTGTTTCGCCTGAGGCACCATGTGGCAAAAGAATGCACAGGAACCACCCTGTCCTCTCCTGTGACTGAGTGCCAGCCTGCGCTGGCAGGAAGCACCAGCCTTCTCTCCACAGACTCAGTAGTGGGACCTATGAACCCTGTTGTTCTTCCAGAGGACCAGTACTCACTGAAGACACAGTTTTTGGTGTTGGTGGCCACCCATTTCCTGTTTGTGGTTCTGTGGTGTTGTGGAGCCATGGCAATCTGGCTGACAGGACACAACAGCTTGTTGTTCAGCTGTCTCTATGGGATCACTGCCACAGTTTTAGGAGTGTTTCTGGTGGTGCACCACTGCTTCCGACGTCTGGATGTTCAATCCTCATGGTTGGCGTGTTGTCCAGGCTATCAGCGTGCACATCCAATGTctacttacacacacacctgcactaCTGGGAGTGGAGTGCAAACATCTGAGCAGGGTTCTCAACTTTTTATCAACTGCCATCCACCCGGTGACTCTCATAACTCCTCATCAGCTCGATCGTCATCCACACCAAGTGGAATCAGCAGCATGGGCCCCGGACCATGCAAGCTCACCAACCTGTTGCAGGTGACACAAGATCCAAACAACGCTTCGCATGCTCCTGCAAGCAACAACACTAGCACCAGTACTGACAACATCACCAAGCCAACAAACAATGTTTTGCCTACAAATAACTCTGTAGCCCCAGTGCATCCACAGAGAAGGAAAGTGAATAGCAGAACTAAACAAGGAAGCAGCCAGTATCACCATCGGGGTGAGGGCAGAGGTCACTATCGTCTCAAAGCTTTAAGGACTGCTGGAGGTGGGGGCAGCCTCGGAGCTTTAGGTCCCACAGGTCTAGAGCACCTCAGTTCTTCACATGGGGTTTATAAACAGGCCACTAGTGAGAATGGCAGCATCCATCACAGTCTCTCAGAGAACCAGGCTAGCCGGCTGACAAATGGGAAGCGGGTGGGAGAGTCAGTAGCCACCAGCCCCTCCGAAGGAAGTGACGGAGGCAGCAGCGGGAGCCGCAAACCCTTCCCCCTGCTGCCTTCTGTGGCCAGCAGAGTGGCCATGCACGATGCTCAGAGACGGTGCGCGAGCAGAGACAATTTAAAacttgcagctgctgcagagcgaGACTCGAAGCGCTGCTCGTACCCTTTGAACAGCGTCACTACCACTGTGCCAGGGGCTGCTGCACTCAATGGCACTCTGAAAAACTCAGTGCTAGAGCTGGAGCAGGATATGAGTGGCACAGATCAATCCCAGAGCTCTGCTGGAATGAAGAGTGGTGTGTGGAAAAGTGAAACCACAGTGTAA